One Bombus fervidus isolate BK054 chromosome 5, iyBomFerv1, whole genome shotgun sequence DNA window includes the following coding sequences:
- the LOC139987810 gene encoding uncharacterized protein isoform X2, with protein sequence MKSFILVLLFQFVTLIVVSQPVSRLDDVDATDITNYETHRYARTLKSKHPPCRINQYFDVDKGNCMSVIGGGKALYVNNKISCGSNLLKSHCTNPRYYYICRQNKTILAQCPQNRHFESHLQKCILVPRDKQISATNGQNSDIFDSVQHLDCLKTGSFPVPDNCGLFYTCSTHGKKMNKNFYTCPKNMAYDTETEMCKPSSTCRGPASLPSCRDHPWDGKKENVALKEAVFPTKGRSVTCETIFTNEEDTTTNSTSDNDDEIKLITTSYTEPFVSELTRSGDSNDIVTTTERALEKSRFTNTGDFAIPITATYTTIAVENTYPTEFNLPDEVNGNKELGSRTVAGPFENDHTRIITDDPKEQSPDDQDRAAPTILDDPSTLENIEREKIPGSENPSLGKQYSTTEEFNQEPMFGIRNIDTEPITLADPTSPRNNEPVTNLDTNKTPLEIPINDPRLQNQHSTTKAFNEESIGGAENTLPTIIEDVTAPSPVQPEEQPIAEIIPTESPVQIPTEEPNLKNEHSIQEESSEKPVTENESTNIAPTISEDPTILNNVEAKELPVTAIIPIQPSVQIPISEDPNLADQYKAPENLSEESTTETENINTEEIIVGDPTTIINTEPEEEPVTEVVLNELPVVNPTTENPELPIPEFENINTEPTILTDPTTLINTEPEEQPATKVISDESPVGIPTTENPELPIPEIENINTGPSVLTDPTTLIDTEPEEERVTEVISDELPVGIPTTENHELPIPEIDNINTEPTILTDPTTLINTEPEKEPVTEVVSNELPVVNPTTENPELPIPEIENINTEPTILPAPTTLINTEPENEPVTEVVLNELPVVNPTTENPELPIPEIENINTEQTILPDPTTLINTEPEEEPAKEVVLNESPVGNPTTENPELPKPKIDNINTEPTVLTDPTTLIDTEPEEERVTEVISDQSPLGMPTTENHELPIPEIENINTEPTILSDATTLINTEPVTDVVLNELPVVNPTTENPELSIPGIENINTEPTILPDPTTLINTEPEEQPATKVISDESPVGISSNENSALPITEIGNINTEPTILTDSTTLINTEPEEEPAKEAVLNELPVVNPTTENPELPIPEIENINTGPSVLTDPTTLIDTEPEVEPAKEAVLNELPVVNPTTENPELPIPEIENINTGPSVLTDPTTLIDTEPEEEPVTEVISDESSVGIPTTENPELPIPEIDNINTEPTILPDPTTLINTEPEKEPVTEVVLNELPVVNPTTENPELPIPEIENINTEPTILPDPTTLINTEPEEQPATKVISDESPVGIPTTENPELPIPEIENINTGPSVLTDPTTLIDTEPEEEPVTEVISDESSVGIPTTENPELPIPEIDNINTEPTILPDPTTLINTEPEKEPVTEVVLNELPVVNPTTENPELPIPEIENINTEPTILPDPTTLINTEPEEEPAKDADLNELPVVNPTTENPELPIPEIENINTEPTILPDPTTLINTEPEEQPATKVISDESPVGIPTTENPELPIPEIENINTGPSVLTDPTTLIDTEPEEEPVTEVISDESSVGIPTTENPELPIPEIDNINTEPTILPDPTTLINTEPEKEPVTEVVLNELPVVNPTTENPELPIPEIENINTEPTILPDPTTLINTEPEEQPATKVISDESPVGIPTTENPELPIPEIENINTEPTVLTDATTLINTEPEKEPVTEVISDESPVGIPTTENPELPIPEIENINTEPTILPAPTTLINTEPEKEPVTEVVLNELPVVNPTTENPELPIPEIENINTEPSVLRDSTTLIDTEPNEVTEVILDKSPVGTSATENPSLEKEYNNILTNSIAPDTTKPQEHVVTYIIPTESFSETEGPEEPILEVERTVTEEFTKEPTIGTETIGTTSAILPDALISNMTVPRETNTGTEANEPLLETTTKENPEHNNKGSNEEIPIKYGSGESSNYDLNRMITTDPTSLISTNGESVLQNDRATPEINTEETFSNVITEKPDSRAMKKHSKSSHKHSQIIDKEDACNNVAQKESATTPEDIHMPSAIYYIIDKIKQCLTKILNVLHH encoded by the exons ATGAAGAGTTTTATACTAGTTTTACTATTCCAATTTGTGACTCTAATCGTAGTTAGTCAACCAGTGAGCAGATTAGAT GATGTTGATGCCACAGATATCACAAATTATGAGACACACAGATATGCCAGGACTTTAAAATCTAAGCATCCACCATGCAGGATCAACCAATATTTCGACGTAGACAAGGGCAATTGTATGAGTGTAATCGGTGGCGGAAAAGCACTTTatgtaaataacaaaatatcttGTGGGTCGAATCTATTAAAATCACACTGCACAAATCCAAGATACTACTACATTTGCAGACAGAACAAAACCATTTTGGCCCAGTGTCCCCAAAACCGACATTTCGAAAGCCATCTACAAAAATGTATCTTGGTACCTCGTGACAAGCAAATTTCTGCTACCAACGGACAAAATTCCGATATTTTTGATTCTGTTCAACATCTCGATTGCCTAAAAACCGGCTCATTTCCGGTTCCAGATAACTGTGGTTTGTTTTATACTTGCTCGACGCATGGTaagaaaatgaacaaaaatttctACACGTGTCCAAAAAATATGGCTTATGACACAGAAACTGAAATGTGTAAACCATCCAGTACTTGTCGTGGACCAGCATCATTACCCTCGTGTAGAGATCATCCATGGgatggaaagaaagaaaatgtggCATTAAAGGAAGCTGTATTTCCGACAAAGGGAAGATCGGTAACTTGTGAGACGATATTTACGAATGAAGAAGACACTACAACTAATTCAACGTCCGATAATGATGATGAAATTAAGTTGATAACTACTTCTTACACCGAACCATTCGTATCTGAACTCACGCGATCAGGTGATAGTAATGATATTGTAACGACGACGGAACGTGCTTTGGAAAAGTCACGTTTTACAAACACTGGAGATTTCGCGATACCTATAACTGCCACGTATACAACAATTGCAGTAGAAAACACGTATCCGACTGAATTTAATTTGCCCGACGAAGTAAATGGGAATAAAGAATTAGGATCTAGGACTGTAGCAGGACCATTTGAAAATGATCATACAAGAATTATAACGGACGATCCTAAGGAGCAATCACCTGATGACCAAGATAGAGCTGCACCAACAATTTTAGATGATCCATCAACGTTAGAAAATATAGAGCGAGAAAAGATTCCTGGTTCTGAGAATCCTAGTTTGGGGAAACAATATAGTACTACAGAAGAATTTAACCAAGAGCCAATGTTTGGGATCAGAAACATCGACACTGAACCAATAACTTTAGCCGATCCTACAAGCCCCAGAAATAACGAACCGGTTACAAACCTAGATACAAACAAAACACCCTTGGAAATTCCTATTAATGATCCCAGATTACAAAACCAACATAGCACAACAAAAGCATTTAACGAAGAATCAATTGGTGGAGCTGAAAACACTCTACCAACAATTATAGAGGATGTTACAGCTCCTAGTCCAGTACAACCAGAGGAGCAACCGATTgcagaaataattccaactgAATCGCCCGTACAAATACCTACTGAAGAAcctaatttaaaaaacgaacATAGTATACAAGAAGAATCCAGCGAAAAGCCAGTTACTGAAAACGAAAGCACGAACATTGCGCCAACAATTTCAGAAGATCCTACAATCCTTAATAATGTAGAAGCGAAAGAATTACCGGTTACAGCAATAATTCCAATTCAACCATCCGTGCAAATTCCTATTTCTGAAGATCCTAATTTGGCAGATCAATATAAAGCACCAGAAAATTTGAGCGAAGAATCAACTACTGAAACTGAAAACATTAACACTGAAGAAATAATTGTAGGTGATCCAACAACGATTATTAATACAGAACCGGAAGAAGAACCGGTAACAGAAGTAGTTTTAAACGAATTACCGGTTGTAAATCCCACTACTGAAAATCCTGAATTACCGATTCctgaatttgaaaatattaacactGAACCAACAATTCTAACTGATCCAACAACCCTTATCAATACAGAACCGGAAGAGCAACCGGCAACAAAAGTAATTTCAGACGAATCACCAGTTGGAATTCCAAccactgaaaaccctgaattACCGATtcctgaaattgaaaatattaacactGGACCATCAGTTTTAACTGATCCAACAACGCTTATTGATACAGAACCGGAAGAGGAACGGGTAACAGAAGTAATTTCAGACGAATTACCAGTTGGAATTCCTACTACTGAAAATCATGAATTACCTATTCCTGAAATTGACAATATTAATACTGAACCAACAATTCTAACTGATCCAACAACCCTTATCAATACAGAACCGGAAAAGGAACCGGTAACAGAAGTAGTTTCAAACGAATTACCGGTTGTAAATCCTACTACTGAAAATCCTGAATTACCGATtcctgaaattgaaaatattaacactGAACCAACAATTCTACCTGCTCCAACAACCCTTATCAATACAGAACCGGAAAACGAACCGGTAACAGAAGTAGTTTTAAACGAATTACCGGTTGTAAATCCTACTACTGAAAATCCTGAATTGCCGATtcctgaaattgaaaatattaacactGAACAAACAATTCTACCTGATCCAACCACCCTTATAAATACAGAACCGGAAGAGGAACCAGCAAAGGAAGTGGTTTTAAATGAATCACCGGTTGGAAATCCAACCACTGAAAATCCTGAATTACCGAAGCCTAAAATTGACAATATTAACACGGAACCAACAGTTTTAACTGATCCAACAACCCTTATTGATACAGAACCGGAAGAGGAACGGGTAACAGAAGTAATTTCAGACCAATCTCCACTTGGAATGCCTACTACAGAAAATCATGAATTACCTATtcctgaaattgaaaatattaacactGAACCAACAATTTTATCCGATGCAACCACCCTAATAAATACAGAACCGGTAACAGATGTAGTTTTAAACGAATTACCGGTTGTAAATCCTACTACTGAAAATCCCGAATTATCGATTCCaggaattgaaaatattaacactGAACCGACCATACTACCTGATCCAACAACCCTTATCAATACAGAACCGGAAGAGCAACCGGCAACAAAAGTAATTTCAGACGAATCACCAGTTGGGATTTCATCTAATGAAAATTCTGCATTACCTATTACtgaaattggaaatattaaCACTGAACCAACAATTTTAACTGATTCAACAACCCTTATCAATACAGAACCGGAAGAGGAACCAGCAAAAGAAGCAGTTTTAAACGAATTACCGGTTGTAAATCCTACTACTGAAAATCCTGAATTACCGATTCCTgagattgaaaatattaacactGGACCATCAGTTTTAACTGATCCAACAACGCTTATTGATACAGAACCGGAAGTGGAACCAGCAAAAGAAGCAGTTTTAAACGAATTACCGGTTGTAAATCCTACTACTGAAAATCCTGAATTACCGATTCCTgagattgaaaatattaacactGGACCATCAGTTTTAACTGATCCAACAACGCTTATTGATACAGAACCGGAAGAGGAACCGGTGACAGAAGTAATTTCAGACGAATCATCAGTTGGAATTCCTACTACTGAAAATCCTGAATTACCTATTCCTGAAATTGACAATATTAATACTGAACCAACAATTCTACCCGATCCAACAACCCTTATCAATACAGAACCAGAAAAGGAACCGGTAACAGAAGTAGTTTTAAACGAATTACCGGTTGTAAATCCTACTACTGAAAATCCTGAATTGCCGATtcctgaaattgaaaatattaacactGAACCAACAATTCTACCTGATCCAACAACCCTTATTAATACAGAACCGGAAGAGCAACCGGCAACAAAAGTAATTTCAGACGAATCACCAGTTGGGATTCCAAccactgaaaaccctgaattACCGATTCCTgagattgaaaatattaacactGGACCATCAGTTTTAACTGATCCAACAACGCTTATTGATACAGAACCGGAAGAGGAACCGGTAACAGAAGTAATTTCAGACGAATCATCAGTTGGAATTCCTACTACTGAAAATCCTGAATTACCTATTCCTGAAATTGACAATATTAATACTGAACCAACAATTCTACCCGATCCAACAACCCTTATCAATACAGAACCAGAAAAGGAACCGGTAACAGAAGTAGTTTTAAACGAATTACCGGTTGTAAATCCTACTACTGAAAATCCTGAATTACCGATtcctgaaattgaaaatattaacactGAACCAACAATTCTACCTGATCCAACAACCCTTATCAATACAGAACCGGAAGAGGAACCAGCAAAAGATGCAGATTTAAACGAATTACCGGTTGTAAATCCTACTACTGAAAATCCTGAATTACCGATtcctgaaattgaaaatattaacactGAACCAACAATTCTACCTGATCCAACAACCCTTATTAATACAGAACCGGAAGAGCAACCGGCAACAAAAGTAATTTCAGACGAATCACCAGTTGGGATTCCAAccactgaaaaccctgaattACCGATtcctgaaattgaaaatattaacactGGACCATCAGTTTTAACTGATCCAACAACGCTTATTGATACAGAACCGGAAGAGGAACCGGTAACAGAAGTAATTTCAGACGAATCATCTGTTGGAATTCCTACTACTGAAAATCCTGAATTACCTATTCCTGAAATTGACAATATTAATACTGAACCAACAATTCTACCCGATCCAACAACCCTTATCAATACAGAACCAGAAAAGGAACCGGTAACAGAAGTAGTTTTAAACGAATTACCGGTTGTAAATCCTACTACTGAAAATCCTGAATTACCGATtcctgaaattgaaaatattaacactGAACCAACAATTCTACCTGATCCAACAACCCTTATTAATACAGAACCGGAAGAGCAACCGGCAACAAAAGTAATTTCAGACGAATCACCAGTTGGGATTCCAACCACTGAAAATCCTGAATTACCGATtcctgaaattgaaaatattaacactGAACCAACAGTTTTAACTGATGCAACAACCCTTATCAATACAGAACCGGAAAAGGAACCGGTAACAGAAGTAATTTCAGACGAATCACCAGTTGGGATTCCAACCACTGAAAATCCTGAATTACCGATtcctgaaattgaaaatattaacactGAACCAACAATTCTACCTGCTCCAACAACCCTTATCAATACAGAACCGGAAAAGGAACCGGTAACAGAAGTAGTTTTAAACGAATTACCGGTTGTAAATCCTACTACTGAAAATCCTGAATTGCCGATtcctgaaattgaaaatattaacactGAACCATCAGTTTTGAGGGATTCGACAACCCTTATTGATACAGAACCGAATGAAGTAACAGAAGTAATTTTAGACAAATCACCTGTTGGAACTTCTGCTACTGAAAATCCTAGTTTAgagaaagaatataataatatattaaccaATTCGATAGCCCCTGATACTACAAAACCACAAGAACACGTAGTTACGTACATAATTCCAACTGAATCATTTTCGGAAACAGAAGGTCCTGAGGAACCTATTCTGGAAGTTGAACGTACTGTAACAGAAGAATTTACTAAAGAGCCAACTATTGGAACTGAAACTATTGGTACTACTTCAGCTATCTTACCTGATGCTCTAATATCTAATATGACAGTACCTAGGGAAACAAATACAGGAACAGAGGCAAATGAACCATTGTTAGAAACAA CTACAAAGGAAAATCcagaacataataataaaggAAGTAATGAAGAAATACCCATTAAATATGGATCCGGTGAATCATCAAATTACGATTTAAATAGAATGATAACCACTGATCCAACAAGCTTGATCAGCACAAATGGAGAATCTGTATTACAAAATGATCGAGCAACACCTGAAATTAATACTgaagaaacattttcaaatgtaATAACCGAAAAGCCTGATTCTAGAGCAATGAAGAAACATTCGAAATCATCTCATAAACATTCTCAGATAATAGATAAGGAGGACGCGTGTAATAATGTTGCACAAAAAGAATCAGCAACTACACCGGAAGATATACACATGCCGTCAGCGATATACTATATCATTGATAAGATTAAGCAATGCTtgacaaaaattttaaatgtgtTACATCACTAA